In the Nothobranchius furzeri strain GRZ-AD chromosome 15, NfurGRZ-RIMD1, whole genome shotgun sequence genome, one interval contains:
- the LOC107390966 gene encoding mitochondrial glutamate carrier 1, producing MGTLCLLSLSGQFYFTYQLFHSTTTTTKKMAQQQQISLPAKLINGGIAGMVGVTCVFPIDLAKTRLQNQRSGEQLYRNMMDCLIKTVKSEGYFGMYRGAAVNLTLVTPEKAIKLAANDFFRHQLSKDVGSLTVFKEMLAGCCAGMCQVIITTPMEMLKIQLQDAGRLVAQQRVVPSVATTLKMGGTSAVLSRSYNTVPAPQVMQISAIQITKDLLRTKGVAGLYRGLGATLMRDIPFSVVYFPLFAHVHQLGQHSSEDPSVPFYWSFMSGCLAGSVAAVSVNPCDVVKTRLQSLKKGANEETYNGVMDCVRKILRKEGPKAFLKGASCRALVIAPLFGIAQVVYCVGVGEFLLGYTPYEIYSA from the exons ATGGGGACTCTTTGCCTGCTCTCCCTCAGTGGCCAATTTTACTTTACTTACCAGCTTTTCcactcaacaacaacaacaaccaagaAAATGGCCCAGCAACAGCAGATTAG CTTACCTGCCAAACTAATCAATGGAGGGATTGCAGGCATGGTAGGAGTCACTTGTGTGTTCCCAATCGACCTGGCTAAGACCCGTCTACAGAACCAGCGCAGTGGCGAGCAGCTGTACAGAAATAT GATGGATTGCCTTATTAAAACTGTGAAATCTGAAGGCTACTTTGGCATGTACAGAG GCGCTGCAGTAAATCTGACCTTAGTAACCCCGGAGAAGGCCATAAAACTAGCTGCTAATGACTTCTTCCGTCACCAACTGAGCAAAGACGT TGGCAGTCTCACGGTTTTCAAGGAGATGTTGGCGGGATGCTGTGCAGGAATGTGCCAAGTCATCATCACCACACCGATGGAGATGCTTAAGATTCAGCTGCAAGACGCAGGCAGGCTAG TTGCTCAGCAGAGAGTTGTACCCAGTGTGGCAACAACACTGAAGATGGGAGGAACAAGTGCTGTCCTCAGCCGCTCCTATAACACGGTCCCTGCACCTCAGGTCATGCAAATTTCTGCCATCCAGATCACCAAAGATCTTCTGAGGACCAAAGGAGTTGCAGGATTGTACAGGGGACTTGGGGCCACCTTGATGAG GGACATCCCATTCTCTGTTGTATACTTCCCTCTTTTTGCACATGTTCACCAGCTTGGTCAGCACTCATCAGAAGATCCATCTGTGCCTTTTTATTGGTCCTTCATGTCTGGCTGCTTGGCTGGATCAGTCGCTGCTGTGTCTGTCAATCCTTGTGATG TGGTCAAGACAAGACTGCAGTCACTGAAGAAAGGAGCCAATGAGGAGACCTACAATGGAGTTATGGACTGTGTCAG GAAAATCCTGAGGAAAGAGGGTCCCAAGGCTTTCCTTAAGGGAGCTAGTTGCCGAGCTTTGGTCATCGCCCCACTTTTCGGCATCGCACAGGTTGTGTACTGTGTGGGAGTTGGAGAGTTCCTGCTTGGTTACACACCCTACGAAATCTACTCTGCATAA